A portion of the Archocentrus centrarchus isolate MPI-CPG fArcCen1 chromosome 19, fArcCen1, whole genome shotgun sequence genome contains these proteins:
- the rhbdf1b gene encoding inactive rhomboid protein 1 isoform X1 has product MDEPGSRNSSLQRKKPPWLKLDIPTIQLTPDDTPALNQQPVRRLRSVSMPGENPQACIAALEMSNNYLRPPAERLPSITQSIKSEKRVRFERVNTVPPKGQRSPRRVSTIRRRSCIPKILTRRRSSIPKQIIRGTADWFGVSKDSDSTQRWRRKSLQHCSHLYGGLKAQVMREMELHSQDNLSLASTETPPPLYLPPLHPSHHHYGMQRIVDPLARGRAFRNVEEVDGFSAPQTPMTPGTASLCSFSSSRSALNRLPRRRKRESVAVMSLKAAAALMKGRTLGESTAGRRRRRSFMPPSFFEDDTVDFPDELDTSFFTREGLQDELSSYADEVFETPSEAAIKELDESELTGSALDRNELERSHLMMPLERGWRKAKDGSVVQPKVRLKQEVVSVSSHQQRGQRIVVPVKKLFAREKRPYGMGIVGRLTNRSYRKRIDSYVKRQIEDMDDHRPFFTYWITCVHLLITILAVSIYGIAPIGFSQHETVDSVLRNKGVYENVKFVQQQNFWVGPSSEALIHLGAKFSPCMRQDEEIHRLIQEKRALERESGCCVRNDRSGCLQTLQEECSSTLAVWVKWPQHPSAPHLNGKLRQHGAVCHQDPRICLEPASVSPHEWPDDITSWPVCTRFSSGNHTNLPHIDCTITGRPCCIGTKGRCEITSREYCDFMHGYFHEEATLCSQVACMDDVCGLLPFLNPEVPDQFSRLWLSLFLHAGILHCLVSVLFQMTVLRDIEKLAGWLRISIIYMLSGITGNLASAIFLPYRAEVGPAGSQFGILACLFVELFQSWQILERPWRAFAKLLAISVFFFSFGLLPWIDNFAHICGFVSGFFLSFAFLPYISFGRSDMYRKRVQICVFLLIFLGLLSALAVLFYVYPVKCDWCEYLTCIPITDKFCEKYDLNAHLL; this is encoded by the exons ATGGATGAGCCGGGCAGCAGGAACAGCAGCCTCCAGAGGAAGAAGCCACCATGGCTCAAACTGGACATCCCAACCATCCAGCTGACACCGGACGACACGCCAGCGCTCAACCAG CAGCCGGTGAGGCGTCTGCGCAGTGTCAGCATGCCGGGGGAAAACCCTCAGGCCTGTATTGCTGCCTTGGAAATGTCCAACAACTACCTCAGACCTCCTGCGGAGAGATTGCCCTCCATCACTCAGTCCATTAAAAG TGAGAAAAGGGTGCGCTTTGAGCGCGTCAACACCGTTCCCCCAAAGGGCCAGAGGAGCCCCAGGAGGGTGTCAACCATCCGAAGGCGGTCCTGTATTCCCAAAATACTGACCAGACGGCGTTCATCTATACCAAAACAGATCATCAG GGGTACGGCCGACTGGTTTGGGGTGAGCAAAGACAGTGACAGCACCCAGcgatggaggaggaagagccTGCAGCACTGCAGTCATCTGTACGGGGGTCTGAAGGCGCAGGTGATGAGGGAGATGGAGCTACACAGCCAGGACAATCTCTCCCTGGCCAGCACTGAGACCCCTCCTCCCCTCTACCTCCCACCCCTTCACCCCAGTCATCACCACTATGGCATGCAGAGG atcGTAGACCCCCTGGCTCGGGGTCGTGCCTTCCGCAATGTGGAAGAAGTAGATGGCTTCAGTGCCCCGCAAACGCCCATGACACCCGGCACCGCATCCCTTTGCTCATTTTCCAGCTCCCGCTCTGCCCTCAACCGGCTCCCACGACGACGCAAGCGGGAGTCTGTCGCGGTCATGAGTCTCAAGGCTGCAGCAGCGCTAATGAAG GGCCGGACGTTAGGCGAGAGCACCGCTGGGCGACGTCGCAGACGGAGTTTCATGCCTCCTAGTTTCTTCGAAGATGACACCGTGGATTTCCCTGATGAGCTCGATACTTCTTTCTTTACCAGA GAGGGCCTGCAGGACGAGTTGTCCAGCTATGCTGACGAGGTTTTTGAGACTCCATCAGAGGCTGCCATTAAAGAGCTGGATGAGAGTGAGCTCACCGGAAGTGCTCTGGATAGGAATGAACTGGAGAGGAGTCATCTCATGAT GCCCTTAGAGCGAGGGTGGCGGAAGGCAAAAGACGGCTCTGTGGTCCAACCAAAAGTCCGTCTGAAACAGGAGGTGGTGAGTGTCAGCAGCCATCAGCAGCGGGGACAAAGAATTGTGGTTCCAGTTAAGAAGCTTTTTGCTAGAGAAAAGAGGCCGTACGGGATGGGCATAGTCGGTCGTCTCACTAACCGGTCATATCGCAAACGCATTGACAGCTATGTCAAGCGGCAGATTGAAGACATGGATGATCACAG GCCTTTTTTTACCTACTGGATCACCTGTGTCCATTTGCTCATTACCATTTTGGCCGTCAGCATTTACGGTATTGCCCCTATAGGCTTCTCACAGCACGAAACTGTAGACTCG gTGTTGAGGAACAAGGGGGTTTATGAAAACGTTAAGTTTGTGCAACAACAAAACTTCTGGGTGGGTCCAAGCTCG GAAGCACTGATTCACCTGGGAGCCAAGTTTTCCCCGTGTATGCGTCAAGATGAAGAGATCCACAGACTGATCCAGGAGAAGCGAGCGCTCGAGAGAGAATCGGGCTGCTGTGTGAGGAATGATCGCTCCGGCTGCCTGCAGACTTTACAGGAGGAGTGTTCG AGCACATTGGCAGTGTGGGTAAAGTGGCCTCAGCACCCCAGCGCTCCGCATTTGAATGGTAAACTCCGGCAGCATGGTGCAGTCTGCCATCAGGACCCCAG AATTTGTCTGGAGCCAGCCTCCGTTTCACCACACGAGTGGCCGGATGACATCACCTCTTGGCCT GTTTGCACAAGGTTCAGCTCTGGGAACCACACTAACCTCCCCCACATAGACTGCACCATCACAGGCCGGCCCTGCTGCATTGGAACTAAAGGACG ATGTGAAATAACTTCTAGAGAGTACTGTGACTTTATGCATGGCTACTTCCACGAGGAGGCTACTCTTTGCTCACAG GTGGCTTGCATGGATGATGTGTGTGGTTTGCTGCCTTTCCTCAACCCAGAGGTTCCTGATCAGTTCTCTCGCCTCTGGCTGTCCTTGTTTCTTCATGCTGG AATTTTGCACTGCTTGGTGTCAGTCTTGTTCCAGATGACGGTGCTAAGGGATATAGAGAAGTTGGCAGGCTGGCTCAGAATCTCTATCATCTACATGCTCAGTGGCATCACTGGCAACCTGGCCTCTGCCATCTTTCTGCCCTACAGAGCAGAG GTGGGTCCTGCTGGCAGCCAGTTCGGCATCCTGGCTTGTCTCTTTGTGGAGCTGTTTCAGAGCTGGCAGATCCTTGAGCGACCGTGGCGGGCGTTTGCTAAACTGTTGGCCATCTCtgtgttcttcttctcttttggtTTACTTCCCTGGATTGACAACTTTGCCCACATCTGTGGTTTTGTGTCCGGATTCTTCCTGTCCTTCGCCTTCCTCCCATACATCAG CTTTGGTCGTTCCGATATGTACCGAAAGCGAGTCCAAATCTGCGTCTTCCTGCTGATCTTCCTGggtctcctctctgctctggcCGTTCTCTTCTACGTCTACCCTGTGAAGTGCGACTGGTGCGAGTACCTCACCTGCATCCCTATCACAGACAAGTTCTGTGAGAAGTACGACCTAAATGCACACCTCCTCTGA
- the rhbdf1b gene encoding inactive rhomboid protein 1 isoform X3, producing MTHTLNPTWRSQDRGTADWFGVSKDSDSTQRWRRKSLQHCSHLYGGLKAQVMREMELHSQDNLSLASTETPPPLYLPPLHPSHHHYGMQRIVDPLARGRAFRNVEEVDGFSAPQTPMTPGTASLCSFSSSRSALNRLPRRRKRESVAVMSLKAAAALMKGRTLGESTAGRRRRRSFMPPSFFEDDTVDFPDELDTSFFTREGLQDELSSYADEVFETPSEAAIKELDESELTGSALDRNELERSHLMMPLERGWRKAKDGSVVQPKVRLKQEVVSVSSHQQRGQRIVVPVKKLFAREKRPYGMGIVGRLTNRSYRKRIDSYVKRQIEDMDDHRPFFTYWITCVHLLITILAVSIYGIAPIGFSQHETVDSVLRNKGVYENVKFVQQQNFWVGPSSEALIHLGAKFSPCMRQDEEIHRLIQEKRALERESGCCVRNDRSGCLQTLQEECSSTLAVWVKWPQHPSAPHLNGKLRQHGAVCHQDPRICLEPASVSPHEWPDDITSWPVCTRFSSGNHTNLPHIDCTITGRPCCIGTKGRCEITSREYCDFMHGYFHEEATLCSQVACMDDVCGLLPFLNPEVPDQFSRLWLSLFLHAGILHCLVSVLFQMTVLRDIEKLAGWLRISIIYMLSGITGNLASAIFLPYRAEVGPAGSQFGILACLFVELFQSWQILERPWRAFAKLLAISVFFFSFGLLPWIDNFAHICGFVSGFFLSFAFLPYISFGRSDMYRKRVQICVFLLIFLGLLSALAVLFYVYPVKCDWCEYLTCIPITDKFCEKYDLNAHLL from the exons ATGACCCATACTCTGAACCCCACCTGGAGATCTCAGGACAG GGGTACGGCCGACTGGTTTGGGGTGAGCAAAGACAGTGACAGCACCCAGcgatggaggaggaagagccTGCAGCACTGCAGTCATCTGTACGGGGGTCTGAAGGCGCAGGTGATGAGGGAGATGGAGCTACACAGCCAGGACAATCTCTCCCTGGCCAGCACTGAGACCCCTCCTCCCCTCTACCTCCCACCCCTTCACCCCAGTCATCACCACTATGGCATGCAGAGG atcGTAGACCCCCTGGCTCGGGGTCGTGCCTTCCGCAATGTGGAAGAAGTAGATGGCTTCAGTGCCCCGCAAACGCCCATGACACCCGGCACCGCATCCCTTTGCTCATTTTCCAGCTCCCGCTCTGCCCTCAACCGGCTCCCACGACGACGCAAGCGGGAGTCTGTCGCGGTCATGAGTCTCAAGGCTGCAGCAGCGCTAATGAAG GGCCGGACGTTAGGCGAGAGCACCGCTGGGCGACGTCGCAGACGGAGTTTCATGCCTCCTAGTTTCTTCGAAGATGACACCGTGGATTTCCCTGATGAGCTCGATACTTCTTTCTTTACCAGA GAGGGCCTGCAGGACGAGTTGTCCAGCTATGCTGACGAGGTTTTTGAGACTCCATCAGAGGCTGCCATTAAAGAGCTGGATGAGAGTGAGCTCACCGGAAGTGCTCTGGATAGGAATGAACTGGAGAGGAGTCATCTCATGAT GCCCTTAGAGCGAGGGTGGCGGAAGGCAAAAGACGGCTCTGTGGTCCAACCAAAAGTCCGTCTGAAACAGGAGGTGGTGAGTGTCAGCAGCCATCAGCAGCGGGGACAAAGAATTGTGGTTCCAGTTAAGAAGCTTTTTGCTAGAGAAAAGAGGCCGTACGGGATGGGCATAGTCGGTCGTCTCACTAACCGGTCATATCGCAAACGCATTGACAGCTATGTCAAGCGGCAGATTGAAGACATGGATGATCACAG GCCTTTTTTTACCTACTGGATCACCTGTGTCCATTTGCTCATTACCATTTTGGCCGTCAGCATTTACGGTATTGCCCCTATAGGCTTCTCACAGCACGAAACTGTAGACTCG gTGTTGAGGAACAAGGGGGTTTATGAAAACGTTAAGTTTGTGCAACAACAAAACTTCTGGGTGGGTCCAAGCTCG GAAGCACTGATTCACCTGGGAGCCAAGTTTTCCCCGTGTATGCGTCAAGATGAAGAGATCCACAGACTGATCCAGGAGAAGCGAGCGCTCGAGAGAGAATCGGGCTGCTGTGTGAGGAATGATCGCTCCGGCTGCCTGCAGACTTTACAGGAGGAGTGTTCG AGCACATTGGCAGTGTGGGTAAAGTGGCCTCAGCACCCCAGCGCTCCGCATTTGAATGGTAAACTCCGGCAGCATGGTGCAGTCTGCCATCAGGACCCCAG AATTTGTCTGGAGCCAGCCTCCGTTTCACCACACGAGTGGCCGGATGACATCACCTCTTGGCCT GTTTGCACAAGGTTCAGCTCTGGGAACCACACTAACCTCCCCCACATAGACTGCACCATCACAGGCCGGCCCTGCTGCATTGGAACTAAAGGACG ATGTGAAATAACTTCTAGAGAGTACTGTGACTTTATGCATGGCTACTTCCACGAGGAGGCTACTCTTTGCTCACAG GTGGCTTGCATGGATGATGTGTGTGGTTTGCTGCCTTTCCTCAACCCAGAGGTTCCTGATCAGTTCTCTCGCCTCTGGCTGTCCTTGTTTCTTCATGCTGG AATTTTGCACTGCTTGGTGTCAGTCTTGTTCCAGATGACGGTGCTAAGGGATATAGAGAAGTTGGCAGGCTGGCTCAGAATCTCTATCATCTACATGCTCAGTGGCATCACTGGCAACCTGGCCTCTGCCATCTTTCTGCCCTACAGAGCAGAG GTGGGTCCTGCTGGCAGCCAGTTCGGCATCCTGGCTTGTCTCTTTGTGGAGCTGTTTCAGAGCTGGCAGATCCTTGAGCGACCGTGGCGGGCGTTTGCTAAACTGTTGGCCATCTCtgtgttcttcttctcttttggtTTACTTCCCTGGATTGACAACTTTGCCCACATCTGTGGTTTTGTGTCCGGATTCTTCCTGTCCTTCGCCTTCCTCCCATACATCAG CTTTGGTCGTTCCGATATGTACCGAAAGCGAGTCCAAATCTGCGTCTTCCTGCTGATCTTCCTGggtctcctctctgctctggcCGTTCTCTTCTACGTCTACCCTGTGAAGTGCGACTGGTGCGAGTACCTCACCTGCATCCCTATCACAGACAAGTTCTGTGAGAAGTACGACCTAAATGCACACCTCCTCTGA
- the rhbdf1b gene encoding inactive rhomboid protein 1 isoform X2, whose amino-acid sequence MDEPGSRNSSLQRKKPPWLKLDIPTIQLTPDDTPALNQQPVRRLRSVSMPGENPQACIAALEMSNNYLRPPAERLPSITQSIKRGTADWFGVSKDSDSTQRWRRKSLQHCSHLYGGLKAQVMREMELHSQDNLSLASTETPPPLYLPPLHPSHHHYGMQRIVDPLARGRAFRNVEEVDGFSAPQTPMTPGTASLCSFSSSRSALNRLPRRRKRESVAVMSLKAAAALMKGRTLGESTAGRRRRRSFMPPSFFEDDTVDFPDELDTSFFTREGLQDELSSYADEVFETPSEAAIKELDESELTGSALDRNELERSHLMMPLERGWRKAKDGSVVQPKVRLKQEVVSVSSHQQRGQRIVVPVKKLFAREKRPYGMGIVGRLTNRSYRKRIDSYVKRQIEDMDDHRPFFTYWITCVHLLITILAVSIYGIAPIGFSQHETVDSVLRNKGVYENVKFVQQQNFWVGPSSEALIHLGAKFSPCMRQDEEIHRLIQEKRALERESGCCVRNDRSGCLQTLQEECSSTLAVWVKWPQHPSAPHLNGKLRQHGAVCHQDPRICLEPASVSPHEWPDDITSWPVCTRFSSGNHTNLPHIDCTITGRPCCIGTKGRCEITSREYCDFMHGYFHEEATLCSQVACMDDVCGLLPFLNPEVPDQFSRLWLSLFLHAGILHCLVSVLFQMTVLRDIEKLAGWLRISIIYMLSGITGNLASAIFLPYRAEVGPAGSQFGILACLFVELFQSWQILERPWRAFAKLLAISVFFFSFGLLPWIDNFAHICGFVSGFFLSFAFLPYISFGRSDMYRKRVQICVFLLIFLGLLSALAVLFYVYPVKCDWCEYLTCIPITDKFCEKYDLNAHLL is encoded by the exons ATGGATGAGCCGGGCAGCAGGAACAGCAGCCTCCAGAGGAAGAAGCCACCATGGCTCAAACTGGACATCCCAACCATCCAGCTGACACCGGACGACACGCCAGCGCTCAACCAG CAGCCGGTGAGGCGTCTGCGCAGTGTCAGCATGCCGGGGGAAAACCCTCAGGCCTGTATTGCTGCCTTGGAAATGTCCAACAACTACCTCAGACCTCCTGCGGAGAGATTGCCCTCCATCACTCAGTCCATTAAAAG GGGTACGGCCGACTGGTTTGGGGTGAGCAAAGACAGTGACAGCACCCAGcgatggaggaggaagagccTGCAGCACTGCAGTCATCTGTACGGGGGTCTGAAGGCGCAGGTGATGAGGGAGATGGAGCTACACAGCCAGGACAATCTCTCCCTGGCCAGCACTGAGACCCCTCCTCCCCTCTACCTCCCACCCCTTCACCCCAGTCATCACCACTATGGCATGCAGAGG atcGTAGACCCCCTGGCTCGGGGTCGTGCCTTCCGCAATGTGGAAGAAGTAGATGGCTTCAGTGCCCCGCAAACGCCCATGACACCCGGCACCGCATCCCTTTGCTCATTTTCCAGCTCCCGCTCTGCCCTCAACCGGCTCCCACGACGACGCAAGCGGGAGTCTGTCGCGGTCATGAGTCTCAAGGCTGCAGCAGCGCTAATGAAG GGCCGGACGTTAGGCGAGAGCACCGCTGGGCGACGTCGCAGACGGAGTTTCATGCCTCCTAGTTTCTTCGAAGATGACACCGTGGATTTCCCTGATGAGCTCGATACTTCTTTCTTTACCAGA GAGGGCCTGCAGGACGAGTTGTCCAGCTATGCTGACGAGGTTTTTGAGACTCCATCAGAGGCTGCCATTAAAGAGCTGGATGAGAGTGAGCTCACCGGAAGTGCTCTGGATAGGAATGAACTGGAGAGGAGTCATCTCATGAT GCCCTTAGAGCGAGGGTGGCGGAAGGCAAAAGACGGCTCTGTGGTCCAACCAAAAGTCCGTCTGAAACAGGAGGTGGTGAGTGTCAGCAGCCATCAGCAGCGGGGACAAAGAATTGTGGTTCCAGTTAAGAAGCTTTTTGCTAGAGAAAAGAGGCCGTACGGGATGGGCATAGTCGGTCGTCTCACTAACCGGTCATATCGCAAACGCATTGACAGCTATGTCAAGCGGCAGATTGAAGACATGGATGATCACAG GCCTTTTTTTACCTACTGGATCACCTGTGTCCATTTGCTCATTACCATTTTGGCCGTCAGCATTTACGGTATTGCCCCTATAGGCTTCTCACAGCACGAAACTGTAGACTCG gTGTTGAGGAACAAGGGGGTTTATGAAAACGTTAAGTTTGTGCAACAACAAAACTTCTGGGTGGGTCCAAGCTCG GAAGCACTGATTCACCTGGGAGCCAAGTTTTCCCCGTGTATGCGTCAAGATGAAGAGATCCACAGACTGATCCAGGAGAAGCGAGCGCTCGAGAGAGAATCGGGCTGCTGTGTGAGGAATGATCGCTCCGGCTGCCTGCAGACTTTACAGGAGGAGTGTTCG AGCACATTGGCAGTGTGGGTAAAGTGGCCTCAGCACCCCAGCGCTCCGCATTTGAATGGTAAACTCCGGCAGCATGGTGCAGTCTGCCATCAGGACCCCAG AATTTGTCTGGAGCCAGCCTCCGTTTCACCACACGAGTGGCCGGATGACATCACCTCTTGGCCT GTTTGCACAAGGTTCAGCTCTGGGAACCACACTAACCTCCCCCACATAGACTGCACCATCACAGGCCGGCCCTGCTGCATTGGAACTAAAGGACG ATGTGAAATAACTTCTAGAGAGTACTGTGACTTTATGCATGGCTACTTCCACGAGGAGGCTACTCTTTGCTCACAG GTGGCTTGCATGGATGATGTGTGTGGTTTGCTGCCTTTCCTCAACCCAGAGGTTCCTGATCAGTTCTCTCGCCTCTGGCTGTCCTTGTTTCTTCATGCTGG AATTTTGCACTGCTTGGTGTCAGTCTTGTTCCAGATGACGGTGCTAAGGGATATAGAGAAGTTGGCAGGCTGGCTCAGAATCTCTATCATCTACATGCTCAGTGGCATCACTGGCAACCTGGCCTCTGCCATCTTTCTGCCCTACAGAGCAGAG GTGGGTCCTGCTGGCAGCCAGTTCGGCATCCTGGCTTGTCTCTTTGTGGAGCTGTTTCAGAGCTGGCAGATCCTTGAGCGACCGTGGCGGGCGTTTGCTAAACTGTTGGCCATCTCtgtgttcttcttctcttttggtTTACTTCCCTGGATTGACAACTTTGCCCACATCTGTGGTTTTGTGTCCGGATTCTTCCTGTCCTTCGCCTTCCTCCCATACATCAG CTTTGGTCGTTCCGATATGTACCGAAAGCGAGTCCAAATCTGCGTCTTCCTGCTGATCTTCCTGggtctcctctctgctctggcCGTTCTCTTCTACGTCTACCCTGTGAAGTGCGACTGGTGCGAGTACCTCACCTGCATCCCTATCACAGACAAGTTCTGTGAGAAGTACGACCTAAATGCACACCTCCTCTGA